The following coding sequences are from one Triticum aestivum cultivar Chinese Spring chromosome 5A, IWGSC CS RefSeq v2.1, whole genome shotgun sequence window:
- the LOC123103843 gene encoding putative leucine-rich repeat receptor-like serine/threonine-protein kinase At2g24130 — MRVAPMAVRRAAILLLLHLHLHLHLMLFHAVAAAAGERRAGTIVRQQQRRRQVLLQEKATLLALKRSLTLLSPSPLADWNESNGDVCGLTGVACDWRRQHVIGLSLGDMNISGAVPPVIGNLTRLKSLDMSSNFLAGQIPAELSNLRGLEVLDLGHNQLSGGIPPSFSELASLAYLSLKDNQLSGPIPAVLFKNCTRLGLVDFGNNDLSGEIPLEASETILVLNLYSNRLTGKLPWWLANCTYLYMLDVEDNSLADKLPAGIIAGKQQLKYLHLSNNYRFSSHDGNTNLEPFFAAVSNCSQILEIEAGAVGMGGQLPTWLGSLLPPNISHLNLELNKIEGPIPADMGDVINITLMNLSSNQLNGTVPASICGLPKLERLSLSNNALRGMIPACIGNATSLGELDLSGNALTGSIPSGIGTGLVNLYLQNNQLSGEIPANRLAECIRLLHLDLSNNSLTGEVPDMVSGTDIISLNLSHNQIRGELPRGLGDMQQVQTIDLSWNNFSGMISPQIGLCRELEVLDLSHNLLTGVLPSSLDLLKDLKNLDVSNNSLTGEIPANLTKCTSLKHFNLSYNNFVGHVPTTGVFADFTFLSYIGNPRLCGSVVRRNCQRHRPWYQSRKYLVVMCVCAAVLAFVLTILCAVGAWKIRDWLAAMREDMFRGRRSGGSSPVMKYKYPRITHQELVEATEEFSADRLVGTGSYGRVYRGTLRDGTMVAVKVLQLQSGNSTKSFSRECQVLKRIRHRNLMRIITACSLADFKALVLPFMAKGSLERCLYAGPPAELSLVQRVNICSDIAEGVAYLHHHSPVKVIHCDLKPSNVLINDDMTALVSDFGISRLVMSVGGVANMADVGASTANMLCGSIGYIPPEYGYGSNPTTKGDVYSFGVLVMEMVTRKKPTDDMFEGGLSLHKWVKSHYHGRAHAVVDQALARMVLDQTPEVRRMSDAAIGELLELGILCTQESASTRPSMLDAADDLDRLKRYLGGDTAATFESSLGFSSTVVEDIDD; from the exons ATGAGGGTAGCTCCCATGGCCGTCAGGCGCGCGGccattctcctcctcctccacctccacctccacctccacctcatgCTCTTCCATGCCGTGGCCGCTGCGGCGGGCGAGAGGCGGGCTGGGACGATCgtccggcagcagcagcgtcggcggCAAGTGCTTCTGCAGGAGAAGGCCACGCTCCTGGCGTTGAAACGCTCGCTCACCTTGCTGTCGCCGTCGCCTCTGGCCGACTGGAACGAGTCCAACGGCGACGTCTGCGGCCTCACTGGCGTCGCCTGCGACTGGAGGCGGCAGCACGTCATCGGCCTCTCCCTAGGCGACATGAACATCTCTGGCGCCGTGCCGCCGGTCATCGGTAACCTCACTCGCCTCAAGAGCCTCGACATGTCTAGCAATTTCCTCGCAGGGCAGATCCCAGCCGAGCTCTCCAACCTCCGCGGTCTCGAAGTCCTCGACCTCGGCCACAACCAGCTCAGCGGCGGCATACCGCCGTCCTTCTCTGAGCTGGCAAGCTTGGCCTACCTCAGCCTTAAGGATAATCAGCTCTCAGGCCCTATCCCGGCCGTTCTCTTCAAGAACTGCACCCGTCTAGGTCTGGTCGACTTCGGCAACAACGATCTGTCTGGCGAGATTCCCCTGGAAGCCTCGGAGACCATTCTTGTGCTCAACCTCTACTCCAACAGGCTAACCGGAAAACTCCCATGGTGGCTCGCTAACTGCACCTATCTGTACATGCTGGATGTGGAGGACAACTCGCTCGCCGACAAGCTCCCCGCCGGCATCATAGCAGGCAAGCAGCAGCTCAAGTACCTGCATTTGTCCAACAACTACCGGTTCTCGAGCCACGACGGCAACACCAACCTGGAGCCCTTCTTCGCCGCAGTATCGAACTGCTCCCAAATACTGGAGATCGAGGCCGGCGCGGTGGGGATGGGCGGTCAGCTGCCAACCTGGCTTGGCTCGTTGCTCCCACCAAATATATCGCACCTCAACCTGGAGCTCAACAAGATCGAGGGGCCAATCCCGGCCGACATGGGCGACGTGATAAACATCACACTGATGAACCTGTCGAGCAACCAGCTGAATGGGACAGTCCCGGCTTCCATCTGCGGCTTGCCGAAGCTCGAGCGGCTCTCCCTTTCCAACAACGCCCTGAGGGGCATGATCCCAGCGTGCATAGGCAACGCGACGAGCCTCGGCGAGCTGGATCTGTCAGGCAATGCGCTGACAGGGAGCATCCCGAGCGGCATCGGGACCGGGCTTGTCAACCTCTACCTGCAGAACAACCAGCTGTCCGGGGAGATACCGGCAAACCGCCTTGCCGAATGCATCCGCTTGCTGCACCTTGACCTCTCGAACAACAGCTTGACCGGAGAGGTACCGGACATGGTCTCTGGCACCGACATTATATCTCTGAACCTGTCGCACAACCAGATCAGAGGTGAGCTTCCACGGGGGCTCGGCGACATGCAACAAGTGCAAACGATTGACCTGTCCTGGAACAACTTCAGTGGCATGATCTCCCCGCAGATTGGGCTCTGCCGGGAGCTGGAGGTTCTGGACCTGTCGCACAACTTGCTCACCGGCGTCCTACCGTCGTCCCTCGACCTCCTCAAGGACCTCAAAAACCTGGACGTCTCCAACAACTCCCTGACCGGTGAGATCCCTGCAAACCTGACGAAATGCACCAGCCTGAAACATTTCAACCTGTCATACAATAACTTCGTCGGCCATGTGCCCACCACTGGCGTCTTTGCGGACTTCACCTTCCTGTCCTACATTGGCAACCCACGGCTCTGCGGCTCGGTGGTGAGGCGCAACTGCCAAAGACACCGCCCATGGTATCAGTCCCGGAAGTATTTGGTCGTGATGTGCGTCTGCGCCGCCGTGCTAGCATTCGTGCTGACAATCCTCTGCGCAGTCGGTGCCTGGAAGATCCGGGATTGGCTAGCTGCAATGCGGGAGGACATGTTCAGGGGCCGACGCAGCGGAGGCTCGTCACCGGTGATGAAGTACAAGTACCCGCGGATCACACACCAGGAGTTGGTTGAGGCGACTGAGGAGTTCAGCGCAGACCGGCTCGTCGGAACGGGCAGCTACGGCCGCGTGTACCGTGGCACGCTGCGGGACGGCACCATGGTTGCCGTGAAGGTGCTGCAGCTCCAGTCAGGGAACTCGACCAAGAGCTTCAGCCGCGAGTGCCAGGTCCTGAAGCGCATCCGCCACCGGAACCTCATGCGGATCATCACCGCATGCAGCCTGGCGGACTTCAAGGCGCTGGTCCTGCCCTTCATGGCGAAGGGCAGCCTGGAGCGGTGCCTCTATGCTGGACCGCCGGCCGAGCTCAGCCTGGTGCAGCGCGTCAACATCTGCAGCGACATCGCCGAGGGGGTTGCCTACCTGCACCACCACTCACCGGTCAAGGTCATCCACTGTGACCTCAAGCCAAGCAACGTCCTCATCAACGATGACATGACCGCGCTGGTGTCCGACTTCGGCATCTCCCGGCTGGTCATGAGCGTTGGCGGGGTGGCCAACATGGCCGACGTCGGCGCCTCCACCGCCAACATGCTGTGCGGTTCCATCGGATACATTCCTCCAG AGTATGGCTACGGCTCGAACCCGACGACGAAGGGCGATGTGTACAGCTTCGGCGTTCTGGTGATGGAGATGGTAACGAGGAAGAAGCCGACTGACGACATGTTTGAGGGCGGGCTGAGCCTGCACAAGTGGGTGAAGAGCCACTACCATGGCCGGGCCCACGCGGTGGTCGACCAGGCGCTGGCCAGGATGGTTCTGGACCAGACGCCCGAGGTGAGGAGGATGTCGGACGCGGCCATCGGCGAGCTGCTGGAGCTCGGCATTCTCTGCACCCAGGAGAGCGCGTCCACGCGGCCGTCTATGCTGGACGCCGCCGATGACCTGGACCGGCTCAAGCGGTACCTCGGCGGCGACACCGCCGCTACATTCGAGTCCTCGTTGGGCTTCTCATCCACGGTAGTTGAAGATATTGATGACTAG